cctcatcacccttgCATGGCTCGAAGACCAATGCAAGGCTTGCTATGTTTAGCATCTTAGATCGGCCGCTAGGCTCGATCGGGGGCCATTGATGGGAGCTTTTGGATTCGTGAAAGTTGTGCTTTACTGAGTCCGACTaacatactccgtagtacaGAGCTACTTGAACTTACATTGGTTCATAGGAGAGATAGTAGTAGCATGGTCTTATTGTTGGCACCTTGCCGACCTTGGTATGCAGCTCAACTCACTGCCGGTTCAACGCTCCCGTGGGATGGGACAGAGTTGGTACTAGTCGACATTAGCCTTCCTTTCATCCTATCGTTAGGCACCGATCTCATCGTAAGGCATCCAACGTTAGGtttgctttgttttgttcGACAAGAATAGCTCTGGGATGCTGCGTCTTGACAGAGCCGCCGCCACAGCGTGGGCTGACTGTAGTGTCGTCTTACACGACATGCGAATCATCAACCTGACCGGTCGTGACCTCGATGGCTCGTGTTCGAATTCGCAGGGTCCAAGTTTGATAGCCGAATAAACTTTCTTACTACCCAACTTAGTGGAGATATTATTAGAGATGCTGCGATGATTGGTTTGCACACGACTTTTCAAAAGTATTTTGGGTCATTAAGTTAAAGAACTAGCAGAACAACAAGTCAATCTTGGAAAGCTTTCTTGATCCATTTACCAGATTCGGGTTCCATAGATCGCTGGTGGAGTCAAAAACCGAAGAGGCGTCTACCTGCTTGGctaggaaaaagaaaagcaaaaggcgGAAAACCGGGACGGCTGCTTTGATGGTAGCTCTTAGTCACCGTTCGAACAAAAGTCTCCCGGCTGTTAGGCTTCTCAGTGGCTCCATTCAACGCTGGTACCGTACAATTTAATTTGTCAGAAAAAAGCCATGCGTCTCTGAGATCCCGAGCCATCTGttaatttctatttctctttttcttttcttttcttttctttttttttaacaCCTCCACCGGGAGTCGGTCATCGACGGTACGGCATGTCCTCGGGAGATAGGCTGAGAAGTATGGAGTAAACTCTCAAAATCGGGAAGGGGCATTCCCAAGGGGGAAAAGACCGGGATAAGGGCGAAATGTCGGACTAACTACCTTTCGAATCTTCTGCCCTTGGGCTCCAAAATAAGAAACTTCCAATAGGAAATAGGTTTCGAGACTCCAAGTTCAAATTGGCACCTGGGGGAGAGAAGATAGGATTGCCCGATGTGGAAAGGGGCATGGGTGGGGTACGAGCCTTTCTCCAAAGAACTAATAATATGCCATGGTTGTGATGGGTTGGGGCATTGTTCCGATTCTTCGTTTTTCAATTTTGTTATTCTGCATATCGATTCTGCTATCCGTTTCACCTTAAGACTGCCTATTTCTACCGAGGCACCATGCTTGATGATCTATAGGGCGTAGGGCGTGGGAATGTGACGCACTTCGCAATCTATATTCTGTGCCtcttctacggagtacatgtactccgtagtagtTATCACATCTCGGTGTCCGCCAGGGTGACTACTAGGTTCGATCATACTCTATCTGATTGGACGGATGCCCCAAAGTGGGTCACTGTGAATAATGTATACCGAGGCACCTAACTGACTCCGTACATAGtgcagaaagaagcagagaatcTGAATGGAAAGGTAGGGTAGGGTTACGGGTCAGAGGAGCGAAGGCAGAAAAGAGGCGGTGCAAATCTGATGCTGCCACTATAACCATAGTAGTTCCTGTCAAGTACCAAAGGTTCCTTAGTCCAATGAGGTCATTTCACATTTTCTGATTAGTTAACATGGCGAGAAAAAGAGGGagcgaaaaaaaaagcagaTCAGAGAGTTTTTACCAAAAAacatagaaaacaaaaaattgAATAcaatagagagagagagagagagaaagaaagaaacaagaaagtaagaaaagaaacatcaCTAACCTCCTGCTCGATACCTTGGACTCATCATCTTATCTTCTGACAACGTACATAAAAGGCGTAAATAAACGAAAGCCACCGGTCATGGGAAGACCCTCAGCATCATAACAGGCCCGTAGGCATTGCTGAATCGAAATCCTTCTGTGTACGGAGTCACGGAGTTCCAAAGTTCCCTCTCTCCCATGACCCTTCCATCCACTTCCCCTTCTGCAGCCCTGACTGATCCCATGCTTTTCCACCCTCAGAGTGGATCCACAGGCTCAAGGCGGCGTGGACCGCCCGAACGGTGTCTGCTGCTATTCTTTGCTAGCACCCTTGCTAGTAGGCTTctggattgggattgggtaTTGAGGGTTTTCCTTCGAATCATATTTGCATCTGTTATTATTTTAGACCTGAGCTAACCTACCTTCAGCAAGAACCCCCCCTCCACTCTCTGTTTTTTCTGTGTTTTTcgtgtgttttgtttttttattttattttttttttttccttccctttcaCCCTCTTTCTACTTCTTGGCCTGTATGTATTTCCCACCTCTTCCGAGAACTACCAGAACACGCTATCTTCTGTCCTGATGGAATGTATCCGGAACTAGTAGCTTACTTATCCCCGAACCACAAAATTGAGGACGGGCGGTTAAAAGAAAGTAACCCGAAAAATGGATGAGTGAATACAACCGATAAGAAAATCctaaaaaatagaaaatactaccaaaataaaaagaaaagaaaagggaccGCCATGAGGTcacttttttctttctgccTTCTGTGGATCTCCGAAGGAAAGCGGACACCGCGGAAACTTCGTCGAAGAATATTATGGAGACAGTCCATTCTCAGGCTCACCATGGACGGACTGGTAACGGTTCAGAtgtggttgtggaggagggaaacCCAGGGACCTTCGACTGGAGCAAAAATCCAGCAATTACTGTCCTTCAATCCGACCAGAATCCCTAACTAAACCAGTAATGGGCTCCGCCGGAGGTCATGCTCCATAAATACATCCTCCGTTACTATCCATACGGGAATACCTATGGATATCTGGTTTAGCAATGGTAATACTAATAATTATTAGGATCAATAATACTCGATCACTAAACGGAtttgaaaaataaaagaatattAAAATCATAACAATAATAGTACTGGTAATTATAACAACCCATCTTTCAACACAAGTATAGCCTAAGATAGTAAGTGatctaaaaaaaattaaaaataaaagaaaaatatgaaGCAAAAGCCATGAAGGAAAATTAGAGTGAAATAAAATACTTGatctatataaattataatatgGAGGCAAGTaaaaaagaacgaaaaaaaTTCTCAAAGGaattataataataagaATCATAAATCACCGTCAATTTTTTTTACAATAATCCCAGTTTTTTACATCCAAAGATCCCTGGGTGTCAACTCTTCTACCTATTGACTTGACTTTTACCAACCTCATTCAAGCCCCAGTATTACCTACTCTATCTTACTGCTGCCTTTTACCAGCCTATAACCACCCTCGATTCTTGACTTGTTCCCTCTTACTTTGCATCCCCGCCACACTAAGACTAAGGACCAGCATCCTTTTCGAGTGCCCTTAACCACCCCATCCCTCGGCCTTAGTGctaaaagggaaaaaaataatatatctctCGTCACCTCGTACTGGTCCCTTGTCTGgtttggtcttttctttttttaaaccCTTTAAACTTCtcacctcctcttccccgttttattattatttaccctttccccctccccctcttgGTTTCCTGTTATGGCACCTTGATCGGATTCGACTACTACTTCTCTTACTTTCGTTTTTACACTCGCTCATCGCACGTTCGCCACCACACTCGCTTTGTGTTTTTATTCGAAACTATATAACGTTCGCTACGTtggttgacgaagaagaataacaatttcaaaaaaggaaaagaaaaaagaaaatacgCGAAGGTCTAATCAGAAACAGTGGAAGAGAtcccgaagaagaagaaaaaaagaaaataagatcAGGTTacagggaaagggaaagaagaaagtggaTGCGTTGACGGTTTTAATTGCACTTCTATATACTATTGGGTCATCACGGGATATCGCGCTCGCTCTTCGTTCGACGACTGTCGTTTTGCCTGCTTCTGCCTGGTCCTCGATTCCGTACAAATCCGACGACTTATTCATCCTTGGCATCTCATTtcgacaagaaagaaaggtgcCTGTCTAGGAGGATTGACTTCTGATTGACTGACAATCATTTTTACTTATTCTGTGCGCACTATTCAATTGCCGTTTGTCGGGTCTCAAAAAGGCTCACAGGCTATAGAAGGAAGGACCCGCAGCGTCGTTTGTACTGCGGCAGGGACATCAAGATCGTCAAGTTGTGTCCCCAGTCCACGACTCCCCTCCGTCATTTACCCTCTTATTCAGCCCTTCGTCTGGTCTCGATTCGTTCAAGAGGGTGGGCCTCTAACCGGTCATCTACCAATATCCGTACCATTTCGATCTGGGCCTACAGCATCGTGAATCATTGTCTCGGTTAAGGGCACCATTTGATTACGAAACTCCCAGCAAAGTTCTCAAGTGAGCTCCTGGAGAATCCAAAGGGCTTCAAATTCGCTACAGGGCGTAATCTCTTAAGGTTAGTTTAATTATCCCCTTTGCCACTGATGCCATGGTGCCTTGCATCCGTCCCCTTCCTTTTGGGCTCCTTGCTTCTCCCAGGTCGTGCCCTTGGGGCACACGGGCCCCGAGGAAAATTAGGGCCCATGATGGACTTTCCCAGGTGCTTGTCATTTCCCCGAGTGGTTTTGCTCCCCTAGCCCCGGATGTTTGTTATTGACATTCTTATGGCGTAGGCTATTTCGTCAGATATTTGGGGACGGTGAACTTTGCATAATAGCTTTCCGCTAGCCTCGCCTGCGGTCTTGAATCCTTTATTACTCTTGGTCAGTCCTACTAGCTCATGCAGCAAGCCGATTCCTTTGATCTTTGGAAGGTTCGTACTCATTAGCTGGGTAGTTCGTGGCCCCCAACTGTCATTCAGTTCACCTGAGTCTAGTCGGCTCCGGAATTGTGACGAAGAGTAAAACATCTCCTGCCTCTGTCTGCGTCGACTTGATACTACTCGCTCGTTGAGATTGGTCTGCGGAATCTAGTCATTGTCTCGCCAGCCCAGACCGTACTTGGAATTATCATACGTCCTTCGCAGATGCAAGCTGGCTCCCTATAGGTGGCTTTTCCAAGCAGTATTTGTTAGCGTGGCTTATCTCCAGCTCTCGTCCTGCAGCCATCCTTTCGGGTCTCACTGCCCGTTGTTGGATGCTGGTCGTTGATTCGAAGCCCGTTGTTGCGTATTCCTTGTTGAGCCTGACAGCCGCTTCGTGTCGTCACTCGTTTTGTCTCGGAGAGCAATCCAAGACTCTCCGCTATCCTATCGTTTCCCCAGTTAAATTCGCTGTCATTCGCTTCTAAGCGGTTGTGTTTCGTTGCAGTTTCTGCAACACCTTCAAGCTGGCTTACTCGAAGGCACACGGTGTTTTGGTATGTCGATTTACTTTGTcctgtctctccttttgcTGCCCAATTGTCCCTGTTCCAATTATCTCGCCTTGCTTTTTTTATGCTCTGTTTAAGAAGCTTGGTTAAATACCTGTTTCGCTAGAGACTTCCAAATTGTCTTGTTGTCTCGACAATACTGGACGTCTGTTAACATTCTTGATCTCACAGTTCGACCCTGATTTCCAAACCCCGTTGATTCTAGACGAATCCTTAGATTTATCAGACACTGAAGAGTCACGGTTTATCGGTTCATTATCAGACGGCCTGTTGGCCAAGTCTGAACCCATCCTGTCTATGTCTACTCTTCAGAAGCCCCCACAGGCGGCCTTGCTCGGTAAGTTTGGTCGGGACTGGTACTCCGATGCTTCACCAGAAACCTGGTGGCGCCACGCCTCGTTTGAGTCAAATTGCTGACTATATATCTAGATTACGAATCTGCTCGGTCCGTACAAGATGGTGCCTCCTATTCCAGTTTCGGTCAGGCCCCATATGTGACGAGCACATCAATGGTGCCCTCCCCCATGGCCGATCATGCGAGTCAAATATCCGACTGTGTCCCATACATGggaaatcaagaatatgCCAGCTCTTACGAAGACAGCCGGTCACCCATGCTAGGTGGCGAATCCCGCCAACTACCGGAGGTTATCTCTTATTCTCCTCAAAGAGGATCAGAAGGGACTCGGGTGTTTGTGCAAATCCAGTCCCCATATGATCTTCACACTTCGTCTTACGCAACTCTTTACCTGGTTTTTGGTTCGAAGAAATGCGAATGTGTACCACACTTCCTGGGATTCCAGGGCTCTTTGTTTCAGTATGCCCTCTCGGTAGATACCCCTCCATTTATCTCAACAGGCTCGCCTTCTTTCGCTGTGCCCTTGCAAGTGGCGATGAATGCCCAAAACGAGTGTCCTTCTACCACCCTCCAAGTTGGTGTATATACCTACGAGAATGCTTCCCACCCCTCGCCATCGGACGAATCccgaaagaggaggatcaTGTCATACTCGGAGGAGCCTATGTCGGGAAAGAGGACTACTGGGCCGCCAATCCAGGGCAAGGAGCAGCCGCCAGCCTACTCTTATTCACCTTATTTGCAATCATTGCCTGCGATGAATGGCTTCGTTGCTCCATATCACCCAACCTCGTCACCCCGAGTTGCTCCAGCGCAGTACTCGACTGTAAATGCAACGCCACAGTCCAACATCCGAGCACCCTCACCCCTCGCCCCTTCATGGAGTCCCTCATACGTGACTGTCCACGGAGATTCCAGAGCTCCTGGATTCGCCTATGGCCACGGCCTCCGCCAGCAAAAACCAACCTCCCCCGCGCGTCTCTCTAACCCAACGCTTATTCGCACCTCTACCCTGCAGCAGTCAAGCAGCCTCGGTCACCACACTCAGTCATTCAACCCCTATGCCATGTATCCCTCGAAGGCTGTTTTGAAGCTCAATGGCAGCTTGGACTCGATGACAGAAAGCTGGACTAAAGAGGAGCGTGAGGCTAAGCGTCGCTTGGTTCAATTCACTCGTATGCAAAGTGGGAGCACCATCCATGCGGATTTTAACCCAGTTGCTCCCGAAGACCGTGCTCCCAACAGTATCTGCATTAGTTGCATCTACTGGGATGGTAAAGATGAATGCTTCATAACGAGCGTCGATACGATCTACCTCCTTGAGTCGCTGGTTGGTGTTAGATTCACcgtggaagagaagaatcGTATTCGCAGGAACCTGGAAGGCTTCAGGCCACTTACTGtttcaaaagcaaaagccGATAGCGAAGACTTCTTCAAGGTGATCATGGGCTTCCCCGCCCCAAAGCCGCGCAATATTGAGAAGGACGTCAAAGTATTCCCCTGGCGGATACTTGGCCATGCGCTGAAGAAAATCATTGGTAAATACGTAAGTGGTGGATTTTTTACGTTGCAAATCTTTGACGCAAATGCTGACGTCCATGGGTCACAGTCCGCAAGTTACTCGTCGACAGCTGGGGCACTCCCCACCCCCATTAGCTCAACTTATACAAGTAACGGCGCTGCATCGGACTCTGGCACTGAGCCCCCAAACGCGGCATCCCCACAATCTGTCTCGGACACTGGTCCATCAACCACATATGGTGCCCATGTTGCAGCCGCAGCCTACTCCCCTCCAGCACATCACCACCCCGCTCATTCCATGACCGGCACTCATGAGCTACGAGCTGTGCTACCTGCTGTTAGCCAACCCTACCATCCTATGGCTGCCCCCTACTCTTATCCAGCGGTCTGCCAACAACAGGGTGATCTTGGCCTCTCTGCACCAGTTAGCAGGACTTGGGAAATCAACCCTCTCATCAACGCTCCTGGCACAAACGGAGGCCCCACCTACAACTACCTGACCCCGATGTCATACTCCGTCCAAGACCCGTCTCATTAAGCCCGGACATTTATAATACGTTATCCCCTTTCCAATCGCATTGCACGGCGTTTTCGGTTTTGTGTGTTCGAGTTTACCCTTTCTGATATCCATTATCGTCACTCCTTTTCTAAGCCGCGGCGCTGGGTCAATTATCATGTCTTACGTGCTGGGACTATTGTGAGTTGGCTTCAGCGTTTTTTGTTTGATGATCATTCGTATGATCCGatgtctctccttttcaaTATTCTTCATGTCTTAATGCCCCATCTTTTCGTCATTTAAAACCTGTTGACATGACGCATCTTAGACGATCTGTTGTCCGTTCCCTTTAGCATTTGCATTATATATGGGCATTGGGATTTCACTCCTTTCCGGCAGTTGTACAATTATTTTGGCATAGCATGGCGCTGCTGTCCTTCCTTTTGGTTTCGCAGGTCTGGGTATTTGGGATTTCTGGGTGGGATGGCGAAGGAAAAGTGTGCAATGTGTTCTGTTTCAATTTCCGATGCACTGTGGTTCACTTGTGCTCAAGGCACACTGAGACTCCAGGCAGACTTTTGTGTTCTTTTACTTATTTGGGTCGACCTCGATCGGGGAGAATCCACTATATATGCATAGCTTTGGCGTCTGTGAATACCGCTATCTTGATTTGTTTGTTGCTTGATTGATTCCATTCAACCACTGTGTTACTGATTGATTTGAGAATGGCTTTATAGTATAATATCAAGATTTCGCCCTTTAATAATAGCTGCTTGTTCTTTCTACTTTGTGATCCTTCCAGCCCTAATCCCGTACCCTATCCCGTAATTCCGATGGTATCGTACAATCGATACATACTTACCGTACGTACCGTACGGGAAGAGAATTCCTGACAGAGCTTATCTTATCGCCACATCACCTGACTCGGCGGGACATCGGCGATGGCAATTTGAATGCAGAGACAAGAGGAGCCATGACTCAAAACGCAGTGTGACTTTGACAAGGACTAcatttcctccttctccatttACCCCCTTATATTCCACCCAGCAACTGTCCTAATTGACACTCTGGGGATCCACTTCATTCTTTATCTTCCTGTTCTTTCGGAAAAGTCAGCCGCATTCCTGGACCCTGGACCCCTCCCCTCACCACCGACACCATGGAAGCCATCAAGAAGACATTTGCCAAGGCTAAGCAGGAGAAGCGCGCCGCCTTGGTAGCGTACATCACTGCTGGATACCCTACCGTCGAGGAGACTGTAGATATCCTCCTCGGCTTGGAAAATGGAGGCGCCGGTACGTGACGGCTCCCCCATACCCCGCCACTTATCAGTCCCGTTCTGGAATGCAGTTCACTGACGCAATGGGGCGACTCATGCAGATATCATTGAAATGG
The sequence above is a segment of the Aspergillus oryzae RIB40 DNA, chromosome 3 genome. Coding sequences within it:
- the medA gene encoding transcriptional regulator medA (predicted protein) codes for the protein MQQADSFDLWKFDPDFQTPLILDESLDLSDTEESRFIGSLSDGLLAKSEPILSMSTLQKPPQAALLGGESRQLPEVISYSPQRGSEGTRVFVQIQSPYDLHTSSYATLYLVFGSKKCECVPHFLGFQGSLFQYALSVDTPPFISTGSPSFAVPLQVAMNAQNECPSTTLQVGVYTYENASHPSPSDESRKRRIMSYSEEPMSGKRTTGPPIQGKEQPPAYSYSPYLQSLPAMNGFVAPYHPTSSPRVAPAQYSTVNATPQSNIRAPSPLAPSWSPSYVTVHGDSRAPGFAYGHGLRQQKPTSPARLSNPTLIRTSTLQQSSSLGHHTQSFNPYAMYPSKAVLKLNGSLDSMTESWTKEEREAKRRLVQFTRMQSGSTIHADFNPVAPEDRAPNSICISCIYWDGKDECFITSVDTIYLLESLVGVRFTVEEKNRIRRNLEGFRPLTVSKAKADSEDFFKVIMGFPAPKPRNIEKDVKVFPWRILGHALKKIIGKYVSGGFFTLQIFDANADVHGSQSASYSSTAGALPTPISSTYTSNGAASDSGTEPPNAASPQSVSDTGPSTTYGAHVAAAAYSPPAHHHPAHSMTGTHELRAVLPAVSQPYHPMAAPYSYPAVCQQQGDLGLSAPVSRTWEINPLINAPGTNGGPTYNYLTPMSYSVQDPSH